The window AATCCACAAGACAGGCAGGGTAAATAAGATCAGAATGACCGCCAAACCCCAATGGATACCGATCATATAAATGAGAAGTGATACAACAGTAATCAATGCGCTCATGATTGTAAAAATACTTCTAACCATACTCAGAACATGCTGATGACTGTTCATCACACGTTGACTTTCATTATAAAAAGACGGATGTTCAAATGTAATATATGGCAGCCTGATTGCCTTTTGAAGCAATTCACCCTTCAAATGCAAACCAATCATATTTGTCGCTTTTTGCTGACTAAGTTGAAGAATGAATTGAAGCCCATATCCTAAAACCACAATGACCATTTGCAACCCAAATAACCTTAAGACCTTTTGAATGTCTCCTGAAGAAGTCATGAATAAAATAATTTCATTAATCAATGTTTGAATAATCCAGACACTAGCCAAAGGCATAAAACCAACGATCACTTGGATCAATAGAGTTAACAGCAGATATGATCGACTTCTTTTCCAAGTATAGGAGATTGCATATAAACAATGGTTCACTGTACTCATCAAACGCTCCACCTTACACCATTTAGTATAATTGACATATTTTTGATATTTATATTATGATAGCTCTGCGTAACTTCATTCTGAGAGGACGATAACGATGAATTCAATCTTACTTTTACAGCTCACTCTTATTCTTTGCAGTCTTTTATTGACGATCGGAATCATCATCTATTTAAAACACCAGATGGAATTAATCATCTTACCGATCCAGCATGTCGGACAAAAACTTGTTCATCCGCTAATTGAAAAACCATCACCTATTCAAATGAATGATTTGCTGCAAACCAATCACAAGCAACAGCTGCTTATATTCACTGACACAGCATGTCCGCACTGCATCCCATCACTGGAACAATTCCTAGAAACGAAAAGGCAGCGTCAATTAGACATTTCTTTTAGTATTTTGCTAAAGAATGGGCAAGAAGAGGATCAAGAATTATATCGTGATAACCAAACCAACATGCAAATTATCTCAGTGGACGAACAAATGATAGGCGCCTTTCATATTGAAGAGTTTCCATATTACATCTTGGTAGAAGAAGATGAAACAATCTCATATGCAGCCCCTTTTCCGGATGGTCTTTATTCAAGGATTTCTGCAAAATAAACATAAATGAGGCATGTGAAGACAACAAACACACGCCTCGTTTTTTTATTGGTGTGGATCTGCCTGAACATCCTGATCCTTTTCCCTTGCTGCGATTTCACTCGCTCCACTTGAAGCTGTCGCTTGTTCCTCAGCTTGTTCAAACTCACTGCGAGCCTCATTTGAAATGTCTACTTGGTCACCATGCTGATTCACAGTAACAGACGAAGAAGACGATTCTTTTTGAACCTCTTTCTCTAGTTCCTTTAATTTAGACACATGAAGCTCTAAATCTTTTCCTTGCTGAACTAGAGTCAGTTGTTGAAATAATGCCTTTCTCTCTTCTGGAGAATGGTCGCCTTGAACAATTTTCGCAGCTTGGTTTAAAAAAGAATTTGATGTTTGACCCGCTTGACGACTGTTTGACGTCTGCACAGCATTTGTTAAAAATGAAATTGAAGATATGCTCATGCGTTCACA is drawn from Bacillus pumilus and contains these coding sequences:
- a CDS encoding thiol:disulfide interchange protein, which codes for MNSILLLQLTLILCSLLLTIGIIIYLKHQMELIILPIQHVGQKLVHPLIEKPSPIQMNDLLQTNHKQQLLIFTDTACPHCIPSLEQFLETKRQRQLDISFSILLKNGQEEDQELYRDNQTNMQIISVDEQMIGAFHIEEFPYYILVEEDETISYAAPFPDGLYSRISAK